A region from the Flavobacterium enshiense genome encodes:
- a CDS encoding tyrosine-protein phosphatase — MLSLLKSKPVLKDLIPDGYVDIHSHILFGIDDGAKTIEDSNFLMQSLLDMGFEKCITTPHINEHIWDNTRNSIQKKLLEVKSLSPSLTEKLSLSAASEYMINENFTKLFEAKELLTLKDNYVLVELSYMAPPFQLYNTLFQLQLAGYTPVLAHPERYSYYHSNFSEYEKLKKAGCYFQLNLLSTVGYYGPEVADVAKKLLKKGMIDFTGSDVHHKNHIDFFSKKVKIKDTAPLIEAMKNNSFFR; from the coding sequence ATGTTATCATTGTTAAAGTCAAAACCTGTTTTAAAAGACCTCATCCCCGACGGTTATGTGGACATTCATTCGCATATCTTATTCGGAATAGACGACGGCGCCAAAACGATAGAAGACTCTAATTTCTTAATGCAGTCGCTTTTGGATATGGGTTTCGAAAAGTGCATTACCACTCCTCACATCAATGAGCACATTTGGGACAATACCAGGAATAGTATCCAGAAAAAACTTCTTGAAGTAAAGTCACTTTCTCCATCGTTAACGGAGAAATTATCGCTGAGCGCGGCTTCGGAATACATGATAAACGAGAATTTCACCAAACTATTTGAAGCGAAAGAACTGCTCACCCTAAAAGACAATTACGTGCTAGTAGAACTGTCCTATATGGCCCCTCCATTTCAGCTGTACAATACACTATTTCAGTTACAGCTGGCCGGATACACTCCTGTCTTGGCACATCCGGAAAGATACAGTTACTACCATTCCAACTTCTCGGAATACGAAAAACTGAAAAAAGCAGGTTGTTATTTTCAGTTGAATTTACTGTCTACCGTTGGATATTACGGACCTGAAGTGGCAGACGTTGCCAAAAAACTCCTTAAAAAAGGCATGATAGACTTTACGGGATCGGACGTCCACCATAAAAACCACATCGACTTCTTTTCAAAAAAAGTAAAAATAAAAGATACGGCTCCGCTGATTGAAGCCATGAAAAACAATAGTTTTTTCAGATAA
- a CDS encoding ABC transporter ATP-binding protein: protein MSKVVIKAEDISKQYRLGLVGTGTVKDDMKRWWYNLRGKEDPFLKIGEANNRAVKGVSDYVWSLRDINFEINKGDSVGIIGRNGAGKSTLLKILSQVTQPTTGKIYTKGRIASLLEVGTGFHPEMTGRENIFLNGAILGMRKHEIQRKLDEIIAFSGVERYIDTPVKRYSSGMYVRLAFAVAAHLESEILIVDEVLAVGDAEFQKKCLGKMNDVSKGEGRTVLFVSHNMAAVKSLCRKGIVLKNGGMFYEGLSDNAVSKYLAGESENLNHKNFGDDFNCEQFYIKEISINPKGLTSEENLDEYHEIEFRTSVEIKANAERLHLTYVLKNCNGEALFTFSTSGLASLKEGGNKLVCSFPKGFLNIGNYYLDLYIIEDAKRTVFHEADIMAFTIQEGPRPLGGWMGKEPGFIKPIFDWVNI, encoded by the coding sequence ATGAGTAAAGTAGTAATAAAAGCTGAGGATATCTCTAAACAATATCGTCTGGGACTGGTTGGAACAGGTACCGTAAAAGACGATATGAAGCGCTGGTGGTATAACCTACGCGGTAAGGAAGATCCATTTTTGAAGATTGGGGAGGCTAATAATCGTGCCGTGAAAGGCGTAAGCGATTATGTGTGGTCGTTGCGTGATATCAATTTTGAGATTAACAAGGGAGATTCTGTTGGGATTATAGGTCGTAATGGAGCCGGAAAGAGTACGCTTTTAAAAATTTTGAGTCAGGTAACACAGCCTACAACCGGAAAAATTTATACTAAAGGAAGAATTGCCTCTTTGTTAGAAGTAGGAACTGGTTTTCATCCTGAAATGACAGGCCGTGAAAATATTTTTCTTAATGGCGCCATTTTGGGCATGCGCAAGCATGAGATTCAGCGCAAACTTGATGAAATCATAGCCTTTTCGGGGGTGGAACGTTATATTGATACGCCGGTAAAGCGATATTCTTCGGGGATGTATGTGCGTTTGGCGTTTGCGGTGGCAGCACATCTGGAATCGGAAATATTGATTGTGGATGAAGTTTTGGCGGTGGGTGATGCGGAGTTCCAGAAGAAGTGTTTGGGGAAAATGAACGATGTGAGTAAGGGAGAAGGAAGGACTGTTCTTTTTGTGAGTCATAATATGGCGGCTGTGAAGAGTTTGTGCCGGAAAGGGATAGTTCTGAAAAATGGAGGGATGTTTTATGAGGGATTATCCGACAATGCTGTTTCAAAATATTTAGCGGGTGAGTCTGAGAATTTGAATCATAAAAATTTCGGAGATGATTTCAATTGTGAGCAGTTTTATATTAAGGAAATCAGTATTAATCCCAAAGGATTGACTTCTGAAGAGAATTTAGACGAGTACCACGAAATTGAGTTTCGTACTTCAGTTGAAATAAAAGCTAATGCGGAACGATTGCATTTGACGTATGTGTTAAAAAACTGTAATGGCGAAGCATTATTTACTTTTTCAACTTCTGGTTTAGCATCCTTAAAAGAAGGGGGCAACAAATTAGTGTGCAGTTTCCCTAAGGGGTTTTTAAATATTGGAAACTATTACCTGGATTTATATATTATTGAAGATGCTAAAAGGACCGTATTTCACGAAGCTGATATAATGGCTTTTACAATTCAGGAAGGTCCTAGGCCTCTTGGCGGTTGGATGGGTAAAGAACCAGGATTTATTAAGCCAATATTTGATTGGGTAAATATTTAA
- a CDS encoding GIY-YIG nuclease family protein, which produces MKTPGTHNYYIYILTNKTKTVLYIGFTNNLKERLYYHKNPDTSSKAFTAKYNCFHLIYWEHYQDAETAIAREKELKSWNRAKKESLINKLNPIWKFLNDEIE; this is translated from the coding sequence ATGAAAACACCGGGCACCCACAATTACTATATCTACATCCTTACAAACAAAACCAAAACCGTTTTATACATTGGTTTTACCAATAATTTAAAAGAACGCTTATATTATCATAAAAACCCAGACACGAGCAGCAAAGCGTTCACCGCAAAATATAACTGCTTCCACCTTATATATTGGGAACACTATCAGGATGCAGAAACAGCAATTGCAAGAGAAAAAGAACTAAAGTCATGGAACAGAGCGAAAAAAGAATCTTTAATAAATAAACTAAACCCTATCTGGAAATTCCTAAACGATGAAATCGAATAA
- a CDS encoding helix-turn-helix domain-containing protein translates to MKKNTICKLTGLTQEEAAMWLCVGQSQWSMFESGKRSLSANSYLRISDMMHHMKTNSKPEKAIQEFMSEELKAAHSKLHKQLQQVTIEIILLQKKIMKFEEKRDKCLTALNAASFIEKNVHAKTPKDLHKVIRNRCLQTLKRYPLHQLVVMKHKADTLIDSKNKLMNILTLEHTEEPK, encoded by the coding sequence ATGAAAAAGAATACTATTTGCAAACTAACAGGGCTAACACAGGAAGAAGCCGCGATGTGGCTGTGCGTGGGCCAAAGTCAATGGTCTATGTTTGAATCGGGTAAACGAAGTTTGTCTGCCAATAGCTATCTTCGGATTTCCGACATGATGCATCATATGAAAACCAATAGTAAACCCGAAAAAGCAATTCAGGAATTTATGTCTGAAGAATTAAAAGCAGCCCATTCGAAACTACATAAACAATTACAACAGGTAACCATAGAAATTATTTTACTCCAGAAAAAAATTATGAAATTCGAAGAGAAGCGCGACAAATGTCTTACTGCGCTTAATGCCGCTTCCTTTATAGAAAAAAACGTCCATGCCAAAACCCCAAAAGATCTGCATAAGGTCATCCGAAACCGTTGTCTGCAAACCTTAAAGCGCTATCCTCTACACCAATTGGTAGTGATGAAACATAAAGCAGACACCCTAATCGACAGTAAAAATAAATTAATGAACATACTCACATTGGAACATACCGAGGAACCAAAGTAA
- a CDS encoding GNAT family N-acetyltransferase, which produces MYKILIRPLVISDAETSWKWRNDSEIWKYTGSRPSIPITPEIEKEWIIKVLADPYSKRFAITVDNQYVGNIQLTNITASDAEYHIFIGDKNYWGKGVGYAATQQIIRYAKNNLKLKEIYLHVNPSNNAAVKLYENCGFKGGGDETKMTLILDSMKKAKVSVFCMVYNHEPFLKKCIDGFIMQKTDFDFEIVIGEDCSSDKSRDILLEYNKKYPGKFKLLLHESNVGAAKNQEEVFKACQGEYIAMCEGDDYWTDPLKLQKQVNFLEANPDYVLSFHQVEVLKPNGELVKDFITNVPENYETIETLARLGNYIHTPSVVFRNVILEFPPEFVMSPIGDYFLYMLLAEHGKLKYFEEEMAVYRFGVGIHSTHTQIKMAKANFKLFTLLLSYSKNPKINQILLERQLPSFDYTEYLIRSEYSEAFVSNRVFFKALKSLRQPAKFWGKVKNKFK; this is translated from the coding sequence ATGTATAAAATATTGATAAGGCCATTAGTTATATCTGACGCGGAGACTTCATGGAAATGGAGAAACGATTCGGAAATTTGGAAATATACGGGAAGCAGACCATCAATTCCAATAACTCCTGAAATTGAAAAAGAATGGATAATTAAAGTTTTAGCAGATCCTTATTCCAAAAGATTTGCTATTACAGTGGATAATCAATATGTAGGGAATATACAACTTACAAATATAACTGCCTCAGATGCAGAATATCATATTTTTATAGGAGATAAAAATTATTGGGGAAAAGGAGTAGGCTATGCGGCAACGCAACAAATTATTAGATATGCAAAAAATAATTTGAAACTGAAGGAAATTTATTTACATGTAAATCCAAGCAATAACGCAGCCGTAAAGTTGTATGAGAACTGTGGTTTTAAGGGGGGTGGTGATGAAACCAAAATGACTTTGATATTGGATTCGATGAAAAAAGCCAAAGTGAGTGTATTTTGCATGGTATATAACCATGAGCCATTTTTAAAAAAATGCATTGATGGTTTTATAATGCAAAAAACTGATTTCGATTTTGAAATTGTTATAGGAGAGGACTGTTCGTCAGATAAATCTAGGGATATTCTCCTGGAGTATAATAAAAAGTATCCAGGTAAGTTTAAACTTCTGTTGCATGAAAGCAACGTTGGGGCTGCTAAGAATCAAGAGGAGGTATTCAAAGCTTGCCAAGGAGAATATATAGCCATGTGCGAAGGCGATGACTACTGGACCGATCCTTTAAAACTACAAAAGCAGGTGAATTTTTTAGAAGCCAATCCAGATTATGTGTTAAGTTTTCATCAAGTGGAGGTATTAAAACCTAATGGTGAACTGGTTAAGGATTTTATCACTAATGTTCCAGAAAACTACGAAACGATAGAAACGCTGGCACGTTTGGGAAATTATATTCATACGCCTTCGGTAGTTTTTAGGAATGTAATTCTGGAATTTCCTCCCGAGTTTGTAATGTCTCCGATAGGTGATTATTTTTTATATATGTTGTTAGCTGAGCATGGGAAGTTGAAGTATTTTGAAGAAGAAATGGCAGTGTATCGTTTTGGGGTGGGAATACACTCTACACATACTCAAATAAAGATGGCAAAAGCTAATTTTAAGTTATTTACTTTATTATTATCATATTCTAAGAATCCAAAGATTAATCAAATACTTTTAGAGCGGCAACTACCTAGTTTTGACTATACAGAATATTTGATACGAAGTGAATATTCAGAAGCTTTTGTTTCTAATCGCGTTTTTTTCAAGGCTTTAAAGTCGTTACGTCAACCTGCTAAATTTTGGGGAAAGGTGAAAAATAAATTCAAATAA
- a CDS encoding DegT/DnrJ/EryC1/StrS family aminotransferase has product MINVTQTFFPPIEEYQKQVQRAWDNKWLTNRGELVLELEEKLKHYLSVDHILVTNNGTIPIQIALKLLGKGGEIITTPFSYVATSAAIVWENCTPVFVDIHPEYLTIDETKIEEAITSKTTAILATHVFGNPCNVEVIAEIAEKYNLKVIYDAAHAFGVRYKGQSIFDYGDVSTCSFHGTKLFHTGEGGALFSKDKELQHKLFYSHNFGHDGPLAFHGLGINGKISELQAAMGLSVLPYINYIAQERKRVVDFYNQNLDFSTLKSLKIRENAEWNYSYYPVIFESETLLLEIQKRLNENGIFPRRYFYPSLNTIDYLKEQHMTVSESISSRIMCLPLFVGLKENELNRIISITNETVSCI; this is encoded by the coding sequence ATGATAAACGTAACTCAAACTTTTTTTCCACCAATTGAAGAATACCAAAAACAAGTACAGCGGGCCTGGGATAATAAGTGGCTTACTAATCGCGGGGAATTGGTATTGGAACTGGAAGAAAAATTGAAACATTATTTGTCGGTTGATCATATTCTGGTTACCAATAACGGAACCATTCCGATTCAGATAGCTTTGAAATTGTTGGGTAAAGGCGGTGAAATTATCACTACCCCTTTCAGTTATGTGGCCACATCTGCGGCTATCGTTTGGGAGAACTGTACGCCTGTTTTTGTGGATATTCATCCAGAATATTTAACCATTGATGAAACCAAAATTGAAGAGGCAATCACTTCGAAAACTACAGCGATTTTAGCGACTCATGTTTTTGGAAATCCCTGTAATGTTGAGGTAATTGCGGAAATTGCGGAAAAATACAATCTGAAAGTGATTTATGATGCTGCACATGCTTTCGGGGTACGTTATAAAGGTCAATCTATATTTGATTATGGCGATGTAAGCACCTGCAGTTTTCATGGGACGAAGCTGTTTCACACAGGAGAAGGAGGGGCTTTGTTTTCTAAAGATAAAGAACTACAGCATAAACTTTTTTACAGCCACAATTTTGGACATGATGGACCGTTGGCTTTTCATGGCTTAGGGATAAACGGGAAAATTTCAGAATTACAAGCTGCTATGGGGCTTTCAGTATTGCCCTATATAAATTATATTGCTCAGGAGCGTAAAAGAGTAGTTGATTTTTATAATCAGAACCTTGATTTTTCGACACTTAAAAGTTTAAAGATAAGAGAAAATGCAGAATGGAATTATAGCTATTATCCAGTGATTTTTGAAAGTGAAACTTTACTTTTAGAAATTCAGAAAAGACTTAATGAAAATGGAATTTTTCCAAGAAGGTATTTTTATCCATCGTTGAATACAATTGATTACTTGAAAGAACAACATATGACTGTATCGGAGAGTATTTCTTCTAGAATCATGTGCTTGCCTTTATTTGTTGGGTTAAAGGAAAATGAATTGAACAGAATAATTTCTATAACAAACGAAACAGTTTCATGCATCTAG
- a CDS encoding FkbM family methyltransferase, producing MKKVIKKIAIKLINPIATRLGYSRGQKVVFTKNLFDKNSLLEIFFSNIKAMGFAPKHIIDVGANHGTWTRETLKYFPDSYYTLVEPQEWLKPSLQDILDTNSKVSFNAVGAGDKSGSFMFTIVDRDDSCSFRYTEEEAKAGGYQQIEIPIVTLNEMVAKNHSLPFPDLVKIDAEGLDIAVLEGASDLFGRTEVFMVEAAIFNKEFENSLLKMIDYMDKKGYNLFEITDLNRPFQPYVLWLVELAFVKKNGVLDTYKISY from the coding sequence TTGAAAAAGGTAATAAAAAAAATAGCGATTAAATTAATTAATCCGATAGCGACCCGATTAGGATATTCAAGAGGACAAAAAGTAGTGTTTACGAAAAATCTTTTTGATAAGAATTCCCTATTAGAGATTTTCTTTTCTAATATAAAAGCCATGGGTTTTGCACCAAAACACATTATTGATGTGGGAGCCAATCACGGAACATGGACAAGAGAGACTTTGAAATATTTCCCGGATTCTTATTACACGTTGGTAGAACCCCAAGAATGGTTAAAACCATCTTTACAGGATATTTTAGACACGAATTCTAAAGTGTCGTTTAATGCAGTTGGAGCCGGCGATAAATCGGGATCGTTTATGTTTACCATTGTAGACAGAGATGACAGTTGTTCGTTTCGATATACTGAGGAAGAGGCAAAAGCAGGGGGCTATCAACAAATTGAAATTCCAATAGTTACCTTGAATGAAATGGTAGCTAAAAATCATTCGCTGCCTTTTCCTGATTTAGTTAAGATTGATGCGGAAGGATTGGATATTGCTGTTTTGGAAGGTGCTTCAGATTTGTTTGGGAGAACAGAAGTATTTATGGTTGAAGCAGCTATTTTTAATAAAGAATTCGAAAATAGTTTACTTAAAATGATAGATTATATGGATAAAAAAGGATATAATTTATTTGAAATAACCGATTTAAACCGACCGTTTCAACCTTATGTTTTGTGGCTGGTGGAATTAGCATTTGTTAAAAAGAATGGTGTTTTAGATACTTATAAGATTAGCTACTAA
- a CDS encoding WbqC family protein: MHLAIMQPYLFPYIGYFQLINAVDKFVMYDDVNFIKQGWINRNRVMVQGQPFMFTVPLINQSSFLKINEICINHNLYSIWKNKFLITLEQSYKKAPFFMQTYELVLSVLNKDVLGKSIASLSLDSIVKVSEYIGVDVEFVTTSSVYNNDDLKAKNRVLDICYKEQARHYVNVSGGMQLYDKGDFKSNGVELSFIKSLPIEYPQFKNEFLPWLSIIDVMMFNSPEEIKFMLEKHELI; encoded by the coding sequence ATGCATCTAGCCATAATGCAACCTTATTTGTTTCCTTATATAGGATATTTTCAGCTAATAAACGCTGTAGATAAGTTTGTCATGTATGATGATGTAAATTTTATAAAACAAGGATGGATAAACAGAAATAGAGTAATGGTTCAGGGTCAGCCTTTTATGTTTACGGTGCCTTTAATAAATCAAAGTTCTTTTCTTAAGATAAATGAAATCTGTATTAATCATAATTTATATAGTATATGGAAAAATAAGTTCTTGATTACACTTGAACAATCGTATAAAAAAGCACCTTTTTTTATGCAAACTTATGAACTTGTTTTATCGGTGCTTAATAAAGATGTTTTAGGAAAGTCCATTGCTAGTCTGTCCTTGGATAGTATTGTAAAAGTGTCTGAATATATAGGTGTTGATGTTGAGTTTGTTACAACTTCTTCAGTATACAATAATGATGATTTGAAAGCAAAAAATAGGGTCTTGGATATATGCTATAAAGAGCAGGCAAGACATTATGTAAATGTTAGTGGAGGCATGCAGTTATATGATAAAGGAGATTTTAAATCAAATGGTGTGGAACTTAGCTTTATTAAATCATTACCAATTGAATATCCACAATTTAAAAATGAATTTTTACCATGGCTTTCAATCATTGATGTAATGATGTTTAATAGTCCAGAAGAAATTAAATTCATGCTTGAAAAACACGAACTGATTTAG
- a CDS encoding GumC family protein has product MQNDTSTQQNNPFDNGFDIKSQIAYYIRNWKWFVVSLFMVMAAAFLYMRYTIPQYSATTLLMIKDDKKGGVDSEQTAFSDLAVLSGVKSNLDNEIEVLKSLAIVKSAVKDLGLNVTYVNEGRVKSQEIYKKSPVNFMFSKLNPKYEDKTIVYSLMGVSSSQFVLFDRDGVKKGVFYYGETMQLPEGDAVVLTVINPKQYVAHPYKLSMIARPVGSVAGSYKGRLNIKKVGDRTSIVELSIVDPIPQRAEDFLNTLIKVYNEDVVADKNRVFENTSQFINERLKLIEGDLGDVERDAETFKRTNHVTDITSEANLFLANASDFERKEIETDTQLKIVATMADYVNNGRNNELIPVNILTSDVNASGLIDQYNQMILERNRLLKNAGPKNAVVKTLDGKIESLKQNIHSSLARLRTSLEIKKKDLAYQNALFNGKISRIPTLERESKVLGRQQQIKESLYLYLLQKREETAISLAVTAPNAKVIDPALSSKSPISPVKGSIYLAAFAVALFLPFGVLYLLNMLDNKVKVRQDVENKLSIPYLGDIPTSDSSEEIINASNRSGTAEAIRIVNTNLEFMLNHVPDERAKTVFVTSTVPKEGKTFLSVNLASTVALSGKKVLLIGMDIRNPKIDGYLDLPKEGVTNYLSTKDCDLLSLIHKIPDFNQLYVLPSGVIPPNPAELLMSRKVDEMFAILKEEFDYIVVDTSPVHLVTDTLLTAHHADSFVYVVRANYLDKDLLRVPYQLHTEKKMPNIGIVLNDTEVKKGYGYGYGTYGYGYGYGPEEEKVPLHKQLLNKIKATV; this is encoded by the coding sequence ATGCAGAACGATACTTCAACACAGCAGAATAATCCGTTTGACAATGGTTTTGATATAAAAAGTCAAATTGCGTACTATATCCGCAACTGGAAGTGGTTTGTGGTCAGTCTCTTTATGGTAATGGCTGCAGCTTTTCTTTATATGCGATATACGATTCCTCAATATAGTGCTACTACGTTGCTGATGATTAAGGACGATAAGAAAGGAGGCGTTGATTCTGAGCAAACCGCTTTTTCCGATCTTGCGGTTTTGTCGGGTGTAAAGAGTAATCTGGATAATGAGATAGAGGTGCTAAAGTCCCTTGCCATTGTTAAGTCTGCGGTTAAAGATTTGGGGCTCAACGTTACCTATGTTAATGAAGGAAGGGTGAAATCACAGGAGATTTATAAAAAGTCACCTGTAAATTTCATGTTTTCCAAGTTGAATCCAAAGTATGAAGACAAGACCATTGTTTACAGTCTGATGGGGGTCTCGTCTAGCCAATTCGTATTGTTTGACAGAGATGGTGTTAAAAAAGGAGTGTTTTATTATGGTGAAACGATGCAGTTGCCTGAGGGTGATGCGGTTGTTCTGACCGTTATCAATCCGAAGCAATATGTGGCGCATCCATATAAACTCTCCATGATTGCCCGACCTGTGGGCAGCGTAGCCGGAAGCTATAAGGGAAGGCTGAATATTAAGAAAGTAGGCGACCGAACCAGTATTGTCGAATTGTCGATAGTTGACCCAATTCCTCAAAGAGCGGAGGATTTTTTAAATACACTGATCAAAGTTTATAATGAAGATGTTGTGGCAGACAAAAATCGAGTTTTTGAAAATACCTCCCAATTTATCAATGAAAGGCTTAAGTTGATTGAAGGCGATTTGGGGGATGTGGAACGCGATGCAGAAACCTTCAAACGTACAAATCATGTAACGGATATTACTTCAGAAGCCAATCTGTTTCTGGCTAACGCCAGTGATTTTGAGCGAAAAGAAATCGAAACAGATACACAGCTTAAGATTGTTGCCACCATGGCTGATTATGTGAACAACGGCCGTAACAATGAATTGATTCCTGTCAATATTTTAACTTCCGATGTTAATGCATCGGGATTAATCGATCAGTATAACCAAATGATTCTGGAGCGCAACCGCCTCCTTAAAAATGCAGGTCCGAAAAATGCAGTGGTAAAAACGCTTGATGGAAAAATCGAATCGCTAAAACAGAACATCCATTCTAGTCTTGCGCGCTTAAGAACTTCTTTGGAAATAAAGAAGAAGGATCTTGCTTATCAGAACGCGCTGTTTAACGGGAAAATTTCCAGAATTCCAACCTTAGAAAGAGAATCGAAAGTATTGGGGCGTCAACAACAAATAAAAGAGTCTCTATATCTTTATTTGCTGCAAAAAAGGGAGGAAACTGCTATTTCATTAGCCGTTACGGCACCTAATGCAAAGGTTATCGATCCGGCCTTATCCTCAAAATCCCCTATTTCCCCAGTGAAAGGCTCTATCTATCTTGCCGCTTTCGCCGTTGCCTTGTTTTTGCCTTTCGGGGTCTTGTACCTGCTTAACATGCTGGACAACAAAGTTAAAGTAAGACAGGATGTGGAAAACAAGTTGTCCATACCTTACTTAGGAGATATACCAACATCGGATTCCAGTGAAGAAATCATCAATGCCAGTAATCGTTCCGGGACTGCTGAAGCGATCCGTATTGTAAACACAAATCTTGAGTTTATGCTCAATCATGTTCCTGATGAAAGGGCTAAAACGGTATTTGTAACCTCGACAGTTCCGAAAGAAGGGAAAACGTTTTTATCTGTAAATCTTGCCAGTACCGTTGCACTTTCAGGTAAAAAAGTACTGCTTATCGGAATGGATATCAGAAATCCTAAGATTGATGGCTATCTGGATCTGCCAAAAGAAGGGGTGACCAACTATCTGTCAACTAAAGATTGTGATTTACTTTCATTGATCCATAAAATTCCTGATTTCAATCAGTTGTACGTATTGCCATCGGGTGTAATTCCCCCGAATCCGGCCGAACTTTTGATGAGTCGGAAAGTCGATGAGATGTTTGCGATATTGAAAGAGGAATTCGATTACATAGTAGTGGATACGTCGCCGGTGCATTTGGTGACCGATACTCTGTTGACGGCACATCACGCTGATTCGTTTGTTTACGTAGTTCGTGCCAATTATTTGGATAAAGACCTTTTGCGTGTTCCTTATCAGCTGCATACTGAAAAGAAAATGCCTAATATCGGAATCGTCCTTAATGATACCGAGGTGAAAAAAGGGTACGGATATGGTTATGGTACTTACGGTTACGGCTACGGGTACGGACCGGAAGAAGAAAAGGTACCGCTGCACAAGCAGTTGCTGAACAAAATAAAAGCGACTGTCTAA
- a CDS encoding ABC transporter permease — MEKRSLAESEWDYVIQSRSSLFDLRLKEVWHYRDLLVLFVRRDFVTVYKQTILGPLWFFIQPILTTITFTIIFGNVAQLSTDGAPKVVFYMAGITLWNYFSTCLTSVSSVFNANAGIFGKVYFPRLIMPLTIVISNLMKFGVQFAMFLLFVFYFYFQGQIQPNLWVLLTPVVIVLMAVISMGIGLILSSMTTKYKDLNQLISFGIQLFMYATPVIYPSSSIPSGYEWVVNLNPLVGLFEYIRYAYLGVGEFSIFSLVYPSVFALMILGIGVVVFNKTQRTFMDTV; from the coding sequence ATGGAGAAGAGGAGTTTGGCTGAAAGTGAATGGGATTATGTGATTCAATCGCGCAGTTCACTGTTTGATTTACGGCTGAAAGAGGTATGGCATTACCGCGATTTACTGGTGTTGTTTGTGCGCCGTGATTTTGTAACGGTTTACAAGCAAACCATTTTGGGGCCTCTTTGGTTTTTTATTCAGCCTATTTTAACGACAATTACGTTTACCATTATTTTTGGAAATGTGGCCCAGTTATCTACCGATGGGGCTCCGAAGGTAGTTTTTTATATGGCAGGGATCACGCTTTGGAATTATTTTTCGACCTGTCTAACCAGCGTATCCAGTGTATTTAATGCCAATGCAGGTATCTTTGGGAAGGTCTATTTTCCGAGACTCATTATGCCCTTAACGATTGTGATTTCCAATCTTATGAAGTTTGGGGTACAGTTTGCCATGTTTCTCCTGTTTGTTTTCTATTTTTATTTTCAGGGGCAAATTCAGCCTAATTTATGGGTACTGCTGACACCGGTTGTAATTGTCTTAATGGCGGTTATCTCTATGGGAATCGGATTGATATTGTCTTCGATGACGACCAAGTATAAGGACTTAAACCAGTTAATTTCATTTGGGATACAGTTGTTCATGTACGCCACCCCTGTGATTTATCCAAGTTCTTCAATTCCTTCGGGGTACGAATGGGTAGTTAACCTGAACCCTTTGGTGGGGCTGTTTGAATATATTCGATATGCTTATTTGGGAGTAGGTGAATTTTCTATTTTTTCATTGGTTTATCCGAGTGTTTTTGCACTTATGATTTTAGGAATTGGTGTGGTTGTCTTTAATAAGACGCAACGTACTTTTATGGATACTGTGTAG